A stretch of the Acanthopagrus latus isolate v.2019 chromosome 9, fAcaLat1.1, whole genome shotgun sequence genome encodes the following:
- the hpxa gene encoding hemopexin encodes MKLLSHILFLALAVVLAQCDEDTSAVPDRCQGLEMDAVAINEGDIPYFFKGDHLFKGFHGKAELSNESFAELDDHHHLGHVDAAFRMHYKNSSDHDHMFFFLDNKVFSYYKHKLEDGFPKDISEVFPGIPDHLDAAVECPKPECDEDSVIFFKGNDIYHFNVQTKAVDEKEFESMPNCTSALRFMEHYYCFHGHMFSKFDPKTGEVHGKYPKEARDYFMRCSKFSEESDHVERERCSRVHLDAITSDNAGNMYAFRGHHFLSKDENNDTMTADTIENAFRELHSEVDAVFTYQDHLYMIKDDHLFLYKVGEPHTHLDGYPKPVKEELGIEGPIDAAFICEDHHIAHIIKGNKIYDVEMKASPRAAVNERTIPVFNNVDAAMCDGTGVKVIKGNHFYHFMSTHEFVAGRSLPEQRKVSLELFGCDH; translated from the exons ATGAAGCTGCTCTCTCACATCCTCTTCCTGGCCCTGGCTGTGGTACTGGCTCAGTG tgaTGAAGATACATCAG CTGTCCCTGACCGTTGTCAAGGCCTTGAGATGGACGCTGTTGCAATAAATGAAGGAGATATACCTTACTTTTTCAAGG GTGACCATCTGTTCAAGGGCTTCCATGGCAAAGCAGAGCTGTCTAATGAGTCCTTCGCAGAGTTGGATGACCATCACCACCTGGGCCATGTAGATGCTGCTTTCCGCATGCACTATAAGAACAGCAGTGACCACGACcacatgttcttcttcttg GACAACAAGGTGTTCAGctattacaaacacaaacttgaGGACGGCTTCCCCAAGGATATCTCTGAAGTCTTCCCTGGAATCCCTGACCACCTGGATGCTGCTGTAGAGTGTCCCAAGCCAGAGTGTGATGAAGACTCTGTCATCTTCTTCAAGG gAAACGACATCTACCACTTCAATGTCCAAACCAAGGCAGTTGATGAGAAAGAGTTCGAGTCCATGCCAAACTGCACATCTGCTCTCCGCTTTATGGAGCACTATTACTGCTTCCATGGACATATGTTCTCCAAGTTTGACCCAAAGACTGGCGAGGTGCATGGCAAATACCCCAAAGAGGCACGAGACTACTTCATGAGATGCTCTAAGTTCA GTGAAGAAAGCGACCACGTAGAGAGAGAGCGCTGCAGTCGTGTTCACCTGGATGCCATCACATCTGACAATGCTGGGAACATGTATGCCTTCAGAG GCCACCATTTCCTCAGTAAAGATGAGAACAATGACACAATGACGGCAGACACCATCGAAAATGCTTTCAGGGAGCTGCACAGTGAGGTGGACGCTGTTTTCACATACCAGGATCACCTTTACATGATCAAG GACGACCATCTGTTCCTTTACAAAGTTGGTGAGCCCCACACCCACTTGGACGGTTACCCCAAGCCTGTGAAGGAGGAGCTGGGCATTGAGGGTCCCATTGATGCTGCATTCATCTGCGAGGATCATCACATTGCTCACATTATCAAAG GTAACAAGATCTATGATGTGGAAATGAAGGCCAGCCCTCGTGCTGCAGTCAACGAGCGTACTATTCCCGTCTTCAATAACGTTGATGCTGCCATGTGTGATGGTACAGGAGTGAAGGTGATCAAAGGCAACCACTTCTACCACTTCATGAGCACACATGAGTTTGTTGCTGGCAGGAGCCTGCCTGAGCAGCGTAAGGTTTCCTTGGAGCTGTTTGGCTGTGATCACTAA